In Spirosoma aureum, a single genomic region encodes these proteins:
- a CDS encoding O-methyltransferase codes for MLFAYLRYLARARDEHSLHSPFLFTLYTRVIRAGNRSEPVFKPIRALQSKLRQNRQLIHITDFGAGSKVNTSQQRSIRDIARNSQKPARFGRLLFRLIRRFDAKTILDLGTSLGVTTAYLAMAAKPQNGRILTFEGCPETAAVARQNFDELGIQNIDIVVGNIDETLPIQVEKSIPLDFVFFDANHRYGPTIRYFETCLTKVHNDTVFVFDDIHWSAEMEQAWATIKAHSSVSVTVDLFWVGLVFFRKEQPRQDFILRF; via the coding sequence ATGTTGTTTGCTTATTTACGCTACCTCGCTCGTGCTCGCGACGAGCATTCTCTTCACTCGCCCTTTCTGTTTACGCTTTATACTCGTGTTATTCGGGCGGGCAATCGTTCTGAGCCTGTTTTTAAACCTATTCGGGCCTTACAAAGTAAGCTTCGTCAAAATCGCCAGCTGATTCATATAACGGACTTTGGAGCGGGTTCGAAAGTAAATACCTCCCAACAGCGAAGCATTCGGGATATTGCCCGAAACTCCCAGAAGCCAGCCCGGTTCGGTCGATTGCTGTTTCGACTCATTCGACGGTTCGACGCAAAAACTATTCTGGATTTAGGTACATCGCTTGGGGTAACGACGGCTTATCTGGCAATGGCTGCCAAACCGCAAAATGGCCGCATTCTGACATTTGAAGGATGTCCGGAAACGGCGGCTGTTGCCCGCCAGAATTTTGATGAGCTGGGTATTCAAAATATAGACATCGTAGTCGGGAATATCGACGAAACATTGCCCATCCAGGTGGAAAAGTCGATACCACTCGACTTCGTTTTTTTCGATGCCAATCATCGCTACGGACCGACTATTCGCTATTTTGAAACATGCCTGACGAAGGTCCACAACGATACGGTATTTGTATTCGACGATATTCACTGGTCGGCCGAAATGGAACAGGCATGGGCAACTATTAAAGCACATTCCTCAGTAAGCGTAACGGTTGATTTGTTCTGGGTGGGCTTGGTCTTTTTTAGAAAAGAGCAACCCCGTCAGGATTTTATATTAAGATTTTAG
- the lepB gene encoding signal peptidase I yields the protein MSITKTQAETRPAKPKKSAIREWFDSVLFAVVAATLIRWLFMEAFTIPTPSMENSLMVGDFLFVSKLHYGTRTPRTPLQVPLTHQKIWGTEIPSYSTAIQLPSYRLPGFTHVKNGDVVVFNVPPKYLNDNIDYPVDLKTNYIKRCIGIPGDVLEVRQREVFVNGKAFPSPPRSEQKYFVKTTEVLDATFFRKYEIVNDYRDPSQPTENWKPLEQYNDSTKTSAMVGYMVNTTADVMAKFKEFDWVKGIEPMADKPGEMSPGIYGTPTFKWNHDNFGPITIPKKGATIQINAQTIALYGPVIELYEGNEKVEVTPAAIKIGGQPITSYTFKQDYYFMMGDNRDNSLDSRFWGFVPEDHIVGKAVFVWMSLDPNPANIWNKIRWNRLFRTID from the coding sequence GTGTCGATAACCAAAACACAGGCCGAAACGAGGCCGGCTAAACCCAAAAAATCGGCCATTCGGGAGTGGTTCGATTCCGTTTTGTTCGCTGTTGTAGCGGCTACGCTTATCCGATGGCTGTTTATGGAAGCGTTTACGATTCCGACACCTTCGATGGAAAATAGCCTGATGGTTGGTGATTTCCTGTTTGTCAGCAAGCTTCATTATGGCACCCGCACGCCCAGAACGCCCTTGCAGGTTCCGCTGACGCACCAGAAAATATGGGGCACCGAAATCCCTTCTTATAGTACGGCCATCCAGTTGCCATCCTACCGCTTACCGGGATTCACACACGTCAAAAATGGGGATGTCGTGGTCTTCAATGTTCCGCCTAAATACCTCAACGACAATATTGATTATCCCGTTGATTTGAAAACGAATTACATTAAGCGCTGCATCGGTATTCCGGGCGATGTGCTCGAAGTTCGTCAGCGTGAGGTATTCGTGAACGGAAAAGCGTTTCCAAGTCCGCCCCGTTCGGAACAAAAGTATTTCGTAAAAACAACGGAAGTGCTGGATGCCACTTTCTTTCGTAAATACGAAATCGTTAACGACTACCGCGACCCAAGCCAGCCAACCGAAAACTGGAAACCACTGGAGCAGTACAATGACTCGACCAAAACATCAGCGATGGTTGGCTATATGGTGAACACCACTGCCGATGTAATGGCCAAATTTAAAGAATTCGACTGGGTGAAGGGTATCGAGCCAATGGCTGACAAGCCCGGTGAGATGTCGCCCGGTATTTATGGTACACCGACTTTCAAGTGGAATCACGATAATTTCGGGCCGATCACCATTCCGAAAAAAGGGGCTACTATTCAGATCAACGCGCAAACAATTGCGTTATACGGCCCGGTTATTGAATTGTATGAAGGCAACGAGAAAGTGGAAGTAACACCAGCTGCTATTAAAATTGGTGGCCAGCCTATCACGTCCTATACCTTCAAGCAGGATTATTACTTCATGATGGGCGATAACCGTGATAACTCACTCGATTCCCGCTTCTGGGGTTTCGTTCCCGAAGACCACATCGTTGGGAAAGCGGTATTTGTCTGGATGTCGCTTGATCCAAACCCAGCCAATATCTGGAATAAAATCCGCTGGAATCGGTTGTTTAGAACGATTGACTAA
- the apaG gene encoding Co2+/Mg2+ efflux protein ApaG, whose amino-acid sequence MVSSVTEGVKVSVKTEYQSDYSSPLQAHYVFTYRITIENASDYTIQLLRRHWTIYDSNGTVREVEGEGVVGLQPVLEPGEVHQYVSGCNLRSSMGKMAGTYLVERIIDGKQVRVAIPEFTMIVPYKLN is encoded by the coding sequence ATGGTATCGTCAGTCACAGAAGGCGTAAAGGTAAGTGTGAAGACCGAGTATCAATCCGATTACTCCAGTCCATTACAAGCGCATTACGTGTTCACTTACCGGATTACGATCGAAAATGCCAGCGACTATACCATTCAGTTGCTCAGACGGCATTGGACAATCTATGATTCCAACGGCACCGTCCGTGAGGTTGAAGGGGAAGGCGTGGTTGGTTTACAACCCGTACTGGAACCCGGAGAAGTTCATCAGTATGTATCGGGCTGCAATCTGCGCTCAAGTATGGGCAAAATGGCCGGTACTTACCTCGTTGAACGTATTATTGATGGGAAACAGGTTCGTGTAGCCATTCCGGAATTCACGATGATTGTACCCTATAAATTGAATTAA
- the dapB gene encoding 4-hydroxy-tetrahydrodipicolinate reductase — MNILLLGYGKMGKAIEQIALERGHQIAARIDADNRADLETTPSDAVDVVIEFSSPESATENIKYCLQRGWPVVCGTTGWLSHRTEIEKICQEKKGAFFYASNYSIGVNLFFRLNKTLARFMRNYPSYQVSMTEIHHTEKRDAPSGTAITLAEGVLENLPGKNRWVNREAGSEGSLIDSTDAVEIESLREGTVPGTHTVRYDSEVDQIEIKHIAHSRQGFALGAVVAAEWIIGREGIFGMDDLLGSDQL; from the coding sequence ATGAATATTCTTCTTCTTGGCTACGGAAAAATGGGTAAGGCCATCGAGCAAATTGCGCTCGAACGGGGCCACCAGATAGCCGCTCGTATCGATGCTGACAATCGTGCTGATTTGGAGACTACGCCATCAGATGCTGTCGATGTGGTGATTGAATTTAGCTCGCCTGAGTCGGCCACAGAGAATATCAAATACTGCCTCCAGCGTGGCTGGCCGGTAGTTTGCGGGACAACGGGCTGGCTAAGTCACCGGACTGAAATCGAAAAGATATGCCAGGAAAAAAAAGGTGCATTTTTCTACGCATCGAACTATAGCATCGGCGTAAATCTGTTCTTTCGGTTAAATAAAACGCTGGCTCGTTTTATGCGGAATTACCCATCCTATCAGGTGTCGATGACAGAGATTCACCACACCGAGAAACGGGATGCTCCCAGCGGAACGGCCATTACGCTGGCAGAGGGCGTTCTGGAAAACCTGCCGGGTAAAAATCGCTGGGTAAATCGGGAAGCGGGTAGCGAAGGTTCGTTAATCGACTCGACTGACGCCGTCGAAATTGAGTCGCTGCGTGAAGGAACCGTGCCCGGAACCCATACGGTTCGGTATGACTCGGAGGTTGACCAAATTGAAATTAAACATATTGCCCACAGCAGGCAGGGTTTTGCCCTTGGAGCAGTGGTTGCAGCAGAGTGGATTATTGGCCGTGAGGGCATCTTCGGAATGGACGATTTATTAGGGAGTGATCAATTATGA
- a CDS encoding ParA family protein, with the protein MGKVIAIANQKGGVGKTTTTINLAASLAALEFQTLIVDADPQANSTSGLGYNPKEIENSIYECMVEGVRPQDAIIQTDFPNLNLLPSHIDLVGAEIEMINLQNREDKMKNALDSIRDEYDFIIIDCSPSLGLITINSLTAADSVIIPVQCEYFALEGLGKLLNTIKIIQSRLNTHLSIEGILLTMYDLRVRLSNQVVGEVTSHFQQMVFSTIIPRNIRLSESPSFGVPALAQDADSKGAVSYLNLAREILAKNGLMPHEV; encoded by the coding sequence ATGGGTAAAGTCATTGCTATCGCCAACCAAAAGGGGGGCGTCGGTAAAACTACGACAACAATCAATTTGGCCGCCAGCTTGGCCGCCCTCGAATTTCAGACGCTTATTGTAGATGCAGATCCGCAGGCGAACTCAACCTCCGGGCTGGGATACAATCCAAAAGAAATCGAGAACAGCATTTACGAGTGCATGGTCGAAGGAGTTCGTCCACAGGATGCCATTATTCAGACGGATTTCCCGAACCTGAATTTACTTCCTTCGCACATTGACCTCGTTGGTGCTGAAATCGAGATGATTAATCTCCAAAATCGGGAGGATAAGATGAAAAATGCCCTCGACAGCATCCGCGACGAGTACGATTTCATCATTATCGACTGCTCGCCGTCGCTGGGGTTAATTACAATCAACAGCCTGACCGCTGCTGATTCAGTTATAATTCCGGTTCAATGCGAGTATTTTGCGCTCGAAGGCCTGGGTAAATTGCTCAATACGATCAAGATTATTCAATCGCGATTAAATACGCATTTGTCCATTGAAGGAATTTTGCTGACTATGTATGATCTGCGTGTCCGCCTGTCGAATCAGGTAGTTGGCGAAGTGACCAGTCATTTTCAGCAGATGGTATTCAGCACCATCATTCCGCGGAATATTCGACTGAGTGAGTCGCCAAGCTTCGGCGTTCCGGCACTTGCTCAGGATGCCGACAGCAAAGGAGCAGTGAGCTACCTGAATCTGGCCCGCGAAATTCTGGCTAAAAACGGGTTGATGCCACATGAAGTGTAA
- a CDS encoding monooxygenase has product MKSLNFTRLGIGIFIISIFLNSVSCQNSTNGTEDPMAVASFDLIQQKILTPSCATSGCHSSEKDADFVQHGLVLAAGVAYENLVGVDPKNSAAKADGLKRVKAFASLESLLYHKLTPTASHHTGKQYGNPMPLGSPPLSDGQIEYVRRWIDAGAPKTGSIADPTLLDDKTVSGTAYEPLPVPATGTGFQMAVPTFDIQPNFERELFTRRVVGNAQDIYVNRYETKMRSGSHHFVAYNFRDNTILPNMNDIRDLRNADNSLNLLTTLSMSNHVYLAGSQAQYQDYKFPEGAALLIPAGTSLDLNSHFVNKTTSVMKGEAQINLYTVDKSKVQQLVQTLDLGNSNLTIPANTRVTISKSFLFDKPRKVLTLTSHMHKLGEKFVIKIKGGSRDGEVIYTSTDWEHPDIVTYQTPISLQKGEGLTSEITYNNTTAKLVRFGLTSEDEMGIIFGYYFE; this is encoded by the coding sequence ATGAAATCCTTGAATTTTACCCGTTTAGGAATTGGTATATTTATTATTAGTATATTCTTAAATTCGGTTTCCTGTCAGAATTCTACCAATGGTACGGAGGACCCAATGGCCGTTGCTTCCTTCGATTTAATTCAACAAAAAATCCTGACGCCATCCTGCGCCACATCGGGTTGCCATTCATCTGAAAAAGACGCCGATTTTGTGCAGCATGGTCTGGTGTTAGCAGCCGGTGTAGCTTATGAAAATCTGGTGGGTGTTGATCCGAAAAACAGTGCGGCTAAAGCAGACGGCTTAAAACGCGTAAAAGCATTCGCATCGTTAGAGAGCCTTTTGTATCATAAACTGACCCCCACGGCTAGCCATCATACGGGCAAACAATATGGGAATCCTATGCCATTGGGAAGTCCACCACTGTCTGATGGACAGATTGAATATGTTCGGCGGTGGATTGATGCCGGAGCGCCCAAAACGGGTAGTATCGCTGATCCCACGCTATTAGATGATAAAACCGTATCTGGAACGGCTTATGAACCCCTGCCTGTACCAGCAACGGGCACCGGTTTTCAAATGGCCGTTCCCACGTTTGATATTCAGCCGAATTTTGAACGTGAATTATTTACCCGTCGGGTGGTTGGCAATGCGCAGGATATATACGTAAACCGGTATGAAACAAAAATGCGGAGTGGAAGCCACCACTTTGTGGCCTATAATTTTCGGGATAATACGATTCTGCCGAACATGAACGACATTCGTGATCTGCGAAATGCCGATAATTCTCTGAATCTGCTCACAACGCTATCCATGTCGAACCATGTGTATCTGGCAGGATCGCAGGCTCAATACCAGGATTATAAGTTTCCTGAAGGGGCAGCCTTATTGATTCCGGCGGGTACTTCGCTTGACCTTAATTCGCACTTTGTCAACAAAACCACGTCGGTGATGAAAGGCGAAGCGCAGATCAATCTATACACAGTAGACAAATCTAAAGTACAGCAACTGGTTCAGACGCTCGATCTGGGAAACTCGAATCTTACTATTCCAGCCAATACCCGGGTTACGATCTCGAAGTCTTTTCTTTTTGATAAGCCGCGCAAAGTCCTGACTTTAACTTCGCATATGCACAAACTGGGCGAAAAGTTTGTCATTAAAATCAAAGGTGGGAGCCGCGATGGTGAAGTCATTTACACATCTACCGACTGGGAACACCCCGATATTGTTACCTACCAGACACCTATTTCGCTGCAAAAAGGAGAAGGGCTAACGTCTGAAATAACGTACAACAATACAACCGCCAAGCTTGTCCGTTTTGGCCTGACAAGTGAAGATGAGATGGGTATAATTTTCGGGTATTATTTTGAATAA
- a CDS encoding SPASM domain-containing protein codes for MNRNLLDGLNFASKLTPKRVANALKVLYSYYRSRQTGQSMHQGLPMSVSFEPTTSCNLRCPECPSGLRSFTRPTGMLGEDLYKRTIDELHETLLYLIFYFQGEPYLHPQFLELVRYATERNIYTATSTNAHYLTDANARKTVESGLDRLIISIDGTTQEVYQQYRVGGKLEKVLEGTKNIIRWKKELKSRTPHVVFQFLVVKPNQHQIAEVKKLARELGVDEVGLKTAQIYDYEHGSDLIPTIDQYSRYAHQSDGTYAIKNGFGDHCWKMWHSCVITWDGLVVPCCFDKDAHHRLGNLQNESFADLWQGPSYQEFRQTLLRSRSEIEMCRNCTEGTKVWA; via the coding sequence ATGAATCGCAACCTGCTCGACGGCCTTAACTTTGCTTCCAAACTAACGCCAAAGCGTGTGGCTAATGCGCTGAAGGTATTGTACAGCTATTACCGTTCCCGACAAACGGGCCAGTCCATGCACCAGGGCTTGCCCATGTCAGTATCGTTTGAACCAACTACTTCCTGCAATTTGCGATGCCCTGAGTGCCCCAGCGGTCTTCGGTCATTTACGCGCCCGACCGGAATGCTCGGGGAAGATCTCTACAAACGTACGATCGATGAACTGCACGAAACGCTGCTTTATCTGATCTTTTATTTTCAGGGTGAACCCTATCTGCACCCACAGTTCCTGGAACTCGTGCGCTATGCTACCGAGCGCAATATCTATACCGCTACCAGCACCAATGCTCATTACCTAACCGATGCCAATGCCCGAAAAACGGTTGAATCGGGCCTGGATCGATTGATTATTTCCATCGATGGAACTACACAGGAAGTGTATCAGCAGTATCGGGTAGGAGGAAAGCTCGAAAAGGTGCTGGAGGGCACGAAGAACATTATCCGCTGGAAAAAAGAACTGAAATCACGGACGCCCCATGTTGTGTTCCAGTTTCTGGTCGTAAAGCCCAACCAGCACCAGATTGCGGAAGTAAAAAAACTGGCGCGTGAATTAGGCGTCGATGAAGTTGGCCTGAAAACGGCGCAGATCTATGACTATGAACACGGTTCAGATCTGATTCCGACAATCGACCAGTATAGCCGGTACGCTCACCAGTCCGACGGGACGTATGCCATCAAGAATGGCTTCGGTGACCATTGCTGGAAAATGTGGCATTCCTGTGTAATCACCTGGGATGGTCTGGTGGTGCCCTGCTGTTTCGATAAAGACGCGCACCATCGGCTTGGCAACCTTCAGAACGAATCATTTGCTGACCTCTGGCAAGGGCCGTCTTACCAGGAGTTTCGCCAGACATTACTCCGCTCCCGTTCCGAAATAGAAATGTGCCGTAACTGCACAGAAGGCACAAAGGTTTGGGCCTGA
- a CDS encoding N-acetylmuramoyl-L-alanine amidase family protein, translating to MQKRNTSINTQFFVVLLTLFFCLSRWGDEQILARPTNGHVAPTKPGKKRIAGKVHRRSTTKISAVNRKATKRKALAEENKKVVSSTTVALFGPRYAHVAVKDHLLRGAVYYLASGHGGPDPGALGRYGKYVLPEDEYAYDVTIRLARALMEHGATVYMILQDPNDGIRDDKILKLDRDEVTYLRQTIPLNQTLRLRQCTDAVNRLNRKHKGAYQRMVTIHVDSRSAGETIDVFFYHHQNSGVGKRLAKNIHRSFNAGYKRYQPNRSYLGNVSDRSSLYVVKNSHPPTVFIELGNIRNEKDQRRFLLAGNRQALANWICDGMRADYKLR from the coding sequence GTGCAGAAACGGAATACTTCCATCAATACTCAGTTTTTTGTCGTCCTTTTAACCCTATTTTTCTGCTTAAGTCGGTGGGGAGATGAGCAGATTCTGGCCAGACCAACCAATGGCCATGTCGCTCCGACTAAACCCGGCAAGAAACGAATAGCGGGAAAAGTACATCGGCGCTCAACCACCAAAATAAGCGCAGTCAATCGCAAAGCAACCAAGAGAAAAGCGCTGGCGGAGGAAAACAAGAAGGTCGTTTCATCAACAACTGTGGCCTTGTTTGGTCCGAGATATGCCCATGTGGCGGTGAAAGATCATTTGTTGAGGGGAGCGGTCTATTATCTGGCATCGGGGCATGGCGGGCCTGATCCGGGCGCGCTGGGCCGGTACGGCAAGTATGTGTTACCCGAAGACGAATACGCCTACGATGTAACTATCCGATTGGCTCGTGCCCTGATGGAACATGGCGCTACTGTTTACATGATTCTTCAGGATCCTAATGATGGCATCCGGGATGATAAAATACTGAAGCTGGACCGCGACGAAGTTACGTATCTCCGACAGACAATTCCATTAAACCAGACCCTTCGGCTACGCCAGTGTACGGATGCCGTGAACCGTCTCAACCGAAAACATAAAGGGGCGTATCAACGAATGGTAACCATTCATGTCGACAGCCGGAGCGCGGGCGAAACCATCGATGTGTTTTTCTATCACCACCAGAACAGTGGAGTAGGGAAAAGGCTGGCTAAAAATATTCATCGAAGTTTCAACGCTGGCTATAAGCGCTATCAACCTAACCGGAGCTATCTGGGCAACGTATCGGACCGGAGTAGCTTGTATGTGGTAAAAAACAGCCATCCACCAACCGTCTTTATTGAATTAGGCAACATCCGAAACGAGAAAGATCAGCGTCGCTTTCTGCTGGCCGGTAATCGGCAGGCACTGGCTAACTGGATATGCGATGGTATGCGGGCAGATTATAAATTACGATAG
- a CDS encoding Uma2 family endonuclease, whose protein sequence is MEAVVEESDLTDYEMERGKPMPSFNHGLLEARIIFEVMDHYRDMFDIVSEVTLQSPNPPTVPDLSIFPSQAPNWTKDEIKVARVPLTVVEILSPSQSVTELIEKSLTYFSAGVKSYWLVQPMLRAVFVLLPGDEELVFHNNTLTDPTNGISIDLKNVFR, encoded by the coding sequence ATGGAAGCAGTTGTTGAAGAGTCCGATCTGACGGATTACGAAATGGAGAGAGGTAAACCCATGCCAAGTTTTAATCACGGATTACTTGAAGCTCGAATTATATTTGAGGTGATGGACCATTATCGCGATATGTTCGACATTGTTAGCGAAGTGACACTACAAAGTCCAAATCCTCCTACGGTCCCTGATTTAAGTATTTTTCCATCGCAAGCGCCCAACTGGACGAAAGATGAAATTAAAGTGGCTCGTGTACCATTGACGGTAGTTGAGATTCTGTCTCCTTCTCAATCAGTTACTGAACTGATTGAGAAATCGTTAACTTATTTTTCTGCTGGCGTAAAATCATACTGGCTCGTTCAACCGATGCTGCGAGCGGTGTTTGTTTTGTTGCCTGGCGACGAGGAATTAGTGTTTCATAACAACACACTCACCGATCCAACCAACGGTATCTCGATTGATTTGAAGAACGTGTTTCGATAG
- a CDS encoding ParB/RepB/Spo0J family partition protein codes for MDNANTKAPNKKMIGLGRGLGALLHDSEAVNRQSKPSPFESISTMTEISLTLIETNPFQPRTRFDEEALQELADSIRIQGIIQPITVRQLGKDRYQLISGERRLQASKLIGMTHIPAYVRTANDQQMLEMALIENIQRENLNSIEIALSYQRLITECSLKQEELGERVGKNRTTVNNYIRLLKLPPVIQAALRDNKISMGHARAIINIENPDSQIRLFNRAVDEEWSVRKVEEAVRNLSDDEEEPIATRRVTLPKQEMRSLQFKLSSLFGTKVSIKADEKHKGEIKIPFTSQEELTKILEVLNSQA; via the coding sequence ATGGACAACGCGAACACCAAAGCACCGAATAAGAAGATGATAGGATTGGGCCGAGGCTTGGGTGCCCTGTTGCACGACAGCGAAGCGGTCAATCGGCAGTCGAAACCGTCGCCGTTTGAGTCCATCAGTACGATGACGGAAATCAGTTTGACGCTGATTGAAACAAATCCTTTTCAACCCCGTACCCGTTTTGATGAAGAAGCCTTACAGGAATTAGCCGACTCCATTCGGATTCAGGGGATTATTCAGCCTATTACGGTTCGGCAACTGGGCAAAGATCGCTACCAGTTAATTTCGGGCGAACGGCGTCTGCAGGCATCCAAACTGATTGGAATGACGCATATTCCGGCTTATGTCCGGACAGCCAACGACCAGCAAATGCTGGAAATGGCTCTGATTGAGAACATCCAGCGCGAAAACCTCAACTCCATAGAAATTGCCCTGAGCTATCAGCGTCTTATTACCGAATGTAGCCTGAAACAGGAAGAACTGGGCGAACGTGTTGGAAAAAACCGCACAACGGTTAATAACTACATCCGGCTTCTGAAGCTTCCGCCCGTAATTCAGGCTGCCCTTCGTGACAATAAAATTTCGATGGGGCACGCCCGTGCGATCATTAATATTGAAAACCCCGATTCGCAAATTCGCCTTTTTAACCGCGCCGTCGACGAAGAATGGTCGGTTCGGAAGGTTGAAGAAGCCGTTCGAAATCTGTCTGACGATGAGGAAGAACCCATCGCCACCCGCCGTGTAACGCTGCCCAAGCAGGAGATGCGTAGTCTTCAGTTTAAGCTATCGTCGTTGTTTGGTACGAAGGTTTCGATTAAGGCAGACGAAAAACATAAGGGCGAAATCAAAATTCCGTTTACTTCTCAGGAAGAATTAACTAAAATTCTGGAGGTACTGAACTCACAGGCGTGA
- a CDS encoding DUF5683 domain-containing protein — protein MKQVIALFIVVLLFTLPLFAQQPAINPAPTPAPVDSTAQLRSTPDTIPPAVQQKGRIGTDGTPRPIRVGSSVLTPEGGSETLASDTVQVTAKQEAQIRKIIPRKATIRSLILPGLGQAYNRQYYKIPFIYAGFGVMGYLFVKYKGLANQAEEGYRLLLYGRKISDKVYEPVDSVVIGTQIIRTTTGAKAGYDLYRRYRDLNILLSVALWGINIIEANVAAHLKTFDLSDDISMRIEPRVLPVPGAGFVPGVRVAFTFK, from the coding sequence ATGAAACAAGTTATTGCCTTATTTATAGTTGTTCTGTTGTTTACGTTGCCCCTGTTTGCCCAGCAACCAGCCATTAATCCGGCTCCAACACCGGCACCAGTCGATTCGACAGCTCAGTTGCGTTCAACCCCGGATACGATTCCACCGGCTGTGCAGCAAAAGGGTCGGATTGGCACCGATGGGACTCCCCGACCGATTCGGGTTGGAAGCTCTGTGTTGACACCAGAAGGCGGTTCGGAAACACTGGCCAGTGATACTGTTCAGGTTACAGCGAAGCAGGAAGCCCAAATCCGAAAAATCATCCCTCGAAAGGCTACAATTCGCTCGCTGATCCTGCCCGGTTTAGGGCAGGCCTACAACCGACAATACTATAAAATCCCATTTATTTACGCTGGTTTCGGTGTGATGGGTTATTTATTTGTCAAGTATAAAGGTTTGGCTAATCAGGCTGAGGAAGGCTATCGTTTGCTTCTCTACGGACGAAAAATTAGTGATAAAGTATATGAGCCCGTCGATTCTGTTGTGATCGGGACACAAATTATCCGCACGACAACAGGGGCCAAAGCAGGTTATGATCTCTATCGTCGGTATCGTGACCTGAATATTTTGCTGTCGGTTGCGCTTTGGGGCATTAATATCATTGAGGCTAATGTGGCGGCCCACCTCAAAACGTTTGATTTATCCGACGATATTTCTATGCGCATCGAACCTCGTGTGTTGCCTGTGCCAGGCGCAGGCTTTGTGCCGGGCGTTCGGGTCGCTTTTACGTTTAAATGA
- the ung gene encoding uracil-DNA glycosylase → MNVSIAESWQTRLQFEFDKPYFIALAEFLRQEYSTQRVYPPGRLMFNAFNSCSFDDTRVVILGQDPYHGEGQANGLAFSVADGISKPPSLVNIFKEIQDDLGKPVPKSGNLERWARQGVMLLNSTLTVRAGQAGSHQGKGWETFTDAVIKLISDEKQHVVFMLWGAYAQKKGAVIDNKKHLVLKAKHPSPMAAQWGGWFGTKHFSQANNYLEGKGLPPIDW, encoded by the coding sequence ATGAACGTATCTATTGCAGAATCATGGCAAACAAGGCTACAGTTTGAATTTGATAAGCCTTATTTTATTGCGTTAGCGGAATTTCTGCGACAGGAATACAGTACCCAGCGGGTTTATCCACCCGGTCGGTTGATGTTCAACGCCTTCAATTCATGCAGTTTTGACGATACACGCGTTGTCATTCTCGGCCAGGACCCCTACCACGGCGAAGGGCAAGCCAATGGACTTGCGTTTTCGGTTGCCGATGGCATCAGTAAGCCGCCTTCTCTGGTCAATATTTTTAAAGAAATTCAGGATGATCTGGGCAAACCAGTTCCAAAATCGGGAAACCTCGAACGCTGGGCTCGCCAGGGTGTCATGTTACTCAACTCGACGCTTACCGTGCGGGCGGGGCAGGCAGGATCACATCAGGGCAAAGGCTGGGAAACGTTTACGGATGCGGTAATCAAACTGATCTCCGATGAGAAGCAACATGTCGTTTTTATGCTTTGGGGAGCTTACGCTCAAAAGAAAGGCGCTGTCATCGATAACAAAAAACACCTGGTTCTGAAAGCAAAACATCCATCGCCGATGGCTGCTCAATGGGGTGGCTGGTTCGGAACCAAGCATTTCAGTCAGGCCAATAACTATCTGGAAGGTAAAGGTCTACCGCCAATCGACTGGTAG